One genomic segment of Rhizobium gallicum bv. gallicum R602sp includes these proteins:
- a CDS encoding helix-turn-helix transcriptional regulator — protein sequence MSALRRAGLRALAIPAAAGAQSRRISWPAARCTGDNMRCNWLSKRDYQTLADDCGVPEVCRPAIGVSDEVSLPPSTHFRCADKGRVAVEFGRFIDETDGVAQAKQLFDLLSAFALNFGCTRIAYGRLTTDRKVLKPVRCDSEEILNYPDEWQERCLEMGYDRIAPVIKESRMRAGPIRWSEVYSDASTTEYDRRIFDEAATYGLRSGVTVPLQAPDGSFAIISFAQHCGREFQNKTINYLQLAAIHFHLRVVKVANSNVIKTVPHLSKREKECILWVARGKSSWDIGTIMSISANTVNFHIKNVMRKLDAASRTVAAMKAISLGIIEL from the coding sequence ATGTCTGCTCTGCGTCGAGCCGGATTGAGAGCCCTAGCGATACCGGCGGCCGCAGGTGCGCAGAGCCGCAGAATTTCATGGCCAGCGGCTCGGTGCACCGGTGATAACATGCGGTGCAATTGGTTGTCCAAAAGAGACTATCAAACGCTTGCGGATGACTGCGGCGTCCCTGAAGTGTGCAGACCGGCGATCGGAGTTTCCGATGAGGTTTCTTTGCCACCGTCGACACATTTCCGATGTGCAGACAAAGGACGGGTTGCGGTCGAGTTCGGCCGATTTATCGACGAGACAGACGGTGTCGCTCAAGCCAAGCAGTTGTTCGACCTTTTGTCGGCTTTTGCGCTGAATTTTGGCTGCACACGGATAGCTTATGGTCGTCTTACAACTGACCGCAAGGTTTTGAAGCCGGTCCGGTGCGACTCGGAGGAGATCCTGAATTATCCTGATGAATGGCAGGAGCGATGCCTCGAAATGGGTTATGACAGGATAGCCCCCGTCATCAAGGAGAGTCGAATGAGGGCAGGTCCCATTCGATGGAGCGAGGTGTACAGTGACGCAAGCACGACTGAATACGACCGGCGCATCTTTGACGAGGCCGCAACGTATGGCTTAAGGTCGGGTGTTACTGTTCCATTGCAGGCCCCGGATGGCAGCTTCGCCATCATCAGCTTTGCTCAGCATTGCGGCCGTGAATTTCAAAATAAAACCATCAACTACTTACAACTTGCCGCGATACATTTCCATCTAAGAGTTGTGAAGGTCGCTAATTCGAATGTCATCAAAACAGTTCCTCACCTCTCTAAAAGAGAGAAAGAGTGTATTTTGTGGGTGGCAAGAGGAAAATCGTCGTGGGACATCGGAACTATCATGAGTATTTCTGCAAATACTGTTAATTTTCATA